Proteins from one Chloroflexota bacterium genomic window:
- a CDS encoding metal ABC transporter permease, translated as MDILHYAFMQRALVAAVLVGVVCSVIGTYVVLKKLAFIGAGISHSAFGGVALGYLLGVNPIGVAIPFCLAAAMAIGWVSKKGRVSEDTAIGIFFASSMALGVLFIGLKAGYNVDLFGYLFGSILSVSSSDIWLILGLGLGVIVVVILLFKEFFFMSFDEEMAAVSGLPVRTLYFLLLGLMALTVIISIKIVGIILVEALLVIPAAAAFQLTRNFVRMMLLSVLLGVVSSVAGLFLSYWLNLASGATIVLTAAAIFFLCFVFSPKRRRHQASAER; from the coding sequence ATGGATATCCTGCATTACGCCTTTATGCAGAGGGCCTTGGTGGCTGCGGTGCTGGTGGGAGTTGTCTGCTCGGTCATCGGCACGTATGTGGTCTTGAAGAAATTGGCTTTCATCGGCGCTGGCATTTCCCACTCTGCCTTTGGTGGTGTTGCCCTGGGCTACTTGCTGGGGGTCAATCCGATAGGTGTGGCCATCCCCTTCTGTCTGGCTGCGGCCATGGCCATCGGCTGGGTGAGTAAGAAAGGTAGGGTTTCAGAGGACACTGCTATTGGAATCTTCTTTGCCAGTTCCATGGCATTGGGCGTGCTTTTCATCGGACTCAAGGCGGGCTACAATGTGGACCTTTTTGGCTATCTGTTTGGCTCCATTCTCTCAGTATCCAGTTCTGATATCTGGCTTATCCTGGGTTTGGGTCTCGGTGTGATCGTAGTGGTCATTCTCCTGTTTAAGGAGTTCTTCTTCATGAGTTTTGACGAGGAGATGGCGGCGGTAAGCGGCCTTCCGGTACGTACACTTTACTTTCTGCTCTTAGGCCTTATGGCGCTGACCGTGATTATTTCCATAAAGATTGTGGGCATAATCCTTGTGGAAGCGCTTCTGGTCATACCGGCCGCGGCGGCCTTTCAGTTGACGCGCAACTTTGTTCGGATGATGTTGCTCTCGGTGCTCCTGGGAGTGGTATCGAGTGTGGCGGGACTATTTCTCTCATACTGGCTTAACCTGGCTTCCGGCGCTACCATTGTGCTGACTGCGGCGGCTATCTTCTTCCTTTGCTTCGTTTTCTCCCCGAAACGCAGACGTCATCAAGCCTCAGCCGAGAGGTAG